From the genome of Indicator indicator isolate 239-I01 chromosome 17, UM_Iind_1.1, whole genome shotgun sequence, one region includes:
- the YIPF6 gene encoding protein YIPF6 → MAAAEGSVAGGPLFPGLTDVSISEDIPVEGQITVPVGSHSPDEEFSTLDEPVRDTIMRDLKAVGKKFVHVMYPKKSSALLRDWDLWGPLVLCVSLALMLQGGSADSKDDGGPQFAEVFVIIWFGAVVITLNSKLLGGTISFFQSLCVLGYCVMPLTVAMLVCRLVLLAGSGTISFIIRLIVVLAMFGWSTLASTAFLADSQPPNRKALVVYPIFLFYFVISWMILTFTPQ, encoded by the exons ATGGCGGCGGCCGAGGGGAGTGTGGCCGGGGGGCCGTTG TTTCCAGGTCTCACAGATGTGTCAATATCTGAAGACATTCCGGTGGAAGGGCAGATTACTGTTCCTGTGGGATCTCACTCTCCTGATGAAGAATTCTCCACACTGGATGAACCTGTTAGGGATACCATT ATGAGAGATCTGAAGGCTGTTGGGAAGAAATTTGTCCATGTCATGTATCCCAAGAAGAGCAGTGCACTCCTCAGAGACT gGGATCTCTGGGGCCCTTTGGTGCTTTGTGTCTCGCTTGCTCT GATGCTGCAGGGTGGATCAGCAGATAGTAAAGATGATGGAGGGCCCCAGTTCGCCGAGGTCTTTGTCATCATCTGGTTCGGTGCTGTTGTCATCACACTAAACTCCAAGCTGCTTGGAGGAACTAT ATCCTTTTTTCAGAGCTTGTGTGTGCTGGGTTACTGCGTCATGCCTCTGACAGTGGCCATGCTGGTGTGCAGGCTGGTCCTGCTGGCAGGTTCTGGGACCATCAGCTTCATCATACGTCTCATTGTAGTCCTAGCCATGTTTGGGTGGTCAACATTGG catccacagctttcctggcagACAGTCAGCCTCCCAACCGCAAAGCTCTCGTGGTGTACCCCATCTTCCTCTTCTACTTCGTCATCAGCTGGATGATTCTCACCTTCACACCTCAGTGA